A part of Periophthalmus magnuspinnatus isolate fPerMag1 chromosome 14, fPerMag1.2.pri, whole genome shotgun sequence genomic DNA contains:
- the LOC117381172 gene encoding histone H3, translating into MARTKQTARKSTGGKAPRKQLATKAARKSAPATGGVKKPHRYRPGTVALREIRRYQKSTELLIRKLPFQRLVREIAQDFKTDLRFQSSAVMALQEASEAYLVGLFEDTNLCAIHAKRVTIMPKDIQLARRIRGERA; encoded by the coding sequence ATGGCCAGAACTAAGCAAACTGCGCGTAAATCCACCGGAGGAAAAGCTCCCAGGAAGCAGCTCGCCACCAAGGCTGCCCGAAAGAGCGCCCCGGCCACCGGAGGTGTCAAGAAGCCTCACCGCTACAGGCCCGGGACCGTGGCTCTGAGGGAGATCCGCCGTTACCAGAAGTCCACCGAGCTGCTCATCCGCAAACTGCCCTTCCAGCGTCTGGTCAGGGAGATCGCCCAGGACTTCAAAACCGACCTGCGTTTCCAGAGCTCCGCCGTCATGGCTCTGCAGGAGGCCAGCGAGGCTTACCTGGTGGGTCTGTTTGAGGACACCAACCTGTGCGCTATCCACGCCAAGAGGGTCACTATCATGCCCAAAGACATCCAGCTGGCCCGCCGTATCCGCGGAGAGAGGGCTTAA